A genomic segment from Bradyrhizobium sp. ISRA430 encodes:
- a CDS encoding MarR family transcriptional regulator, whose amino-acid sequence MDTGIANLLGALSLAVMDRIEQGAREVVGRGGETPAALIVIGYGQGMTNDTLRRILGLSHSGTVRLVDRLVSDQLVERRPGKDGREVALRLTARGAASRNDLLASRISAVGSLLDVLSPAETKRLGTLIRELLARQDTSELDRFTICRMCDDRCCTNCPLPTSKSKLDR is encoded by the coding sequence ATGGACACCGGAATCGCAAATTTGCTGGGGGCGCTTTCGCTCGCCGTCATGGATCGTATCGAGCAAGGCGCACGCGAGGTCGTCGGCCGCGGCGGCGAGACGCCTGCAGCGCTCATCGTCATTGGCTATGGCCAGGGCATGACCAACGACACGCTCCGGCGGATCCTTGGCCTATCGCATTCCGGAACTGTCCGGCTGGTGGACCGTCTGGTTTCGGATCAGCTTGTCGAACGCCGGCCAGGCAAGGACGGCAGGGAGGTCGCCTTGCGCCTGACGGCCAGGGGCGCCGCAAGCCGGAACGATCTGTTGGCCTCCCGCATTTCAGCCGTTGGGTCGCTTCTGGATGTGCTGTCGCCGGCTGAAACCAAGCGACTTGGAACGCTGATACGCGAGTTGCTGGCAAGGCAGGACACGTCCGAACTGGATCGCTTCACGATCTGTCGGATGTGCGACGACAGGTGCTGCACGAATTGCCCATTGCCCACAAGCAAGAGCAAACTCGATCGCTAG